Proteins from one Hymenobacter monticola genomic window:
- a CDS encoding TonB-dependent receptor: MKPRLLPVCLSGVLLFGSKQVLAQTRPDSVKVPQADSTALKKTEQNRNVMLNADTNTGPRQVNIGLPFTGDITILENEVPVVYNFNPTVPTATWRFSNSLAKLGLLSFAESALTFGKVGFTVQSSDRDPTPTLKGFVTFYGNSFGSSRYDATITGPLSKNGWGFMVNGFQTFDRGNGTNFMYTPWTDKTSLVKLGITKKFEKGNIRVLYKYSDSRQQLTNYNPLVYEGDGKTRALDNFDLGRDSYLPRDGQLPVYDAYTGAPTFVGLDAGNRFQSHNIYLTGAYKFNNDWKLSASSMFQHMTGGLASVQPISLLIVDPDQQQGQLYTYQGTNKAYTGSVQYAASYAVRDLDSKSLFSRAEIARQFTKHSLRFGLTQLYSHRQYDISSGLFLQTVQANPERLDLAAVIPGVGTFKATNDFGLLPAASGGYGFTTDETFNSQAFYASDDIKVNSRLDVGLGGRIEHLNITENKNPYLNDFVKGRPFINYSFGNLWNKVGVASAVLKLTAKFGLVGDFTYNSSYDRYWDYQYRDGNGNPMPDPATPTANPLQNQPHPLESVVLNFGGGLFYNAGDKFSVVSKVNRISKTNIRTNPTITNPADPTQRRTFDPLFYDLETLGWNTDIVTTPFKGFSLHYLLTVQNPVFKNYDIGAFGVTYNYSNNRIPELSKVLMEIDPSYSFLQGKVRVWASVRYYSKQYPNLSNSFSYNAWFENFGGIDYRVNRNIDFKLQVTNFLDQKGVKGSILGADQIIDATPYVGRKIVASAIRPRTIELTANFKF, encoded by the coding sequence ATGAAACCAAGACTACTCCCGGTATGCCTATCAGGCGTCTTGCTGTTTGGCAGCAAGCAGGTGCTGGCCCAAACCCGGCCGGATAGCGTGAAAGTGCCCCAGGCGGACTCCACGGCCCTTAAAAAGACCGAGCAGAACCGCAACGTGATGCTAAACGCGGACACCAACACCGGCCCGCGGCAGGTAAACATCGGGTTGCCGTTTACCGGCGACATCACCATTCTGGAGAACGAGGTGCCGGTGGTGTACAACTTCAACCCGACGGTGCCCACTGCCACTTGGCGTTTCAGCAACAGCCTGGCCAAACTGGGGCTGCTTTCTTTTGCGGAGAGCGCGCTGACCTTCGGCAAGGTGGGCTTCACGGTGCAGTCGTCCGACCGCGACCCTACCCCTACCCTCAAAGGATTTGTCACTTTTTACGGCAACAGCTTTGGCTCGTCGCGCTACGATGCGACCATTACCGGCCCACTCAGTAAAAACGGTTGGGGCTTCATGGTCAACGGCTTTCAGACGTTTGACCGCGGCAACGGCACCAACTTTATGTACACGCCTTGGACTGACAAGACATCTTTGGTAAAGCTCGGCATTACTAAGAAGTTCGAGAAAGGCAACATTCGGGTATTGTACAAATACTCCGACTCGCGGCAGCAGCTCACTAACTACAACCCGCTCGTGTACGAGGGCGACGGCAAAACTCGCGCCTTGGATAACTTCGACCTCGGCCGCGACTCCTACCTGCCGCGCGACGGCCAGTTGCCGGTTTACGATGCCTACACGGGTGCTCCAACCTTCGTCGGCTTGGATGCTGGCAACCGGTTTCAGTCCCACAACATCTACCTGACCGGGGCCTACAAGTTCAACAACGACTGGAAGCTGTCGGCTTCCTCGATGTTCCAGCACATGACGGGGGGCCTGGCCTCGGTGCAGCCCATCAGCCTGCTCATCGTAGACCCCGACCAGCAACAGGGCCAGCTCTACACCTACCAGGGCACGAACAAGGCGTACACCGGCTCGGTGCAGTACGCGGCCAGCTACGCCGTGCGCGACTTGGACAGCAAGTCGTTGTTCAGCCGGGCCGAAATTGCCCGGCAGTTCACCAAGCACTCGCTGCGCTTCGGCCTGACGCAACTCTACAGCCACCGCCAGTACGATATTTCCAGCGGCCTGTTTTTGCAAACGGTGCAAGCCAACCCCGAGCGGCTCGACCTCGCCGCCGTTATTCCGGGCGTGGGCACGTTCAAGGCCACCAACGACTTCGGGCTGCTGCCTGCCGCCAGCGGGGGCTATGGCTTCACGACCGACGAAACCTTCAACAGCCAGGCGTTCTATGCGTCCGACGACATTAAGGTGAACAGTAGGCTCGATGTGGGCCTCGGGGGGCGCATCGAGCACCTGAACATCACCGAAAACAAGAATCCCTACCTCAACGACTTCGTGAAGGGGCGCCCCTTCATTAACTATAGCTTCGGTAACCTCTGGAACAAGGTGGGCGTGGCCAGCGCCGTACTCAAGCTGACCGCCAAGTTCGGCCTGGTGGGCGACTTCACCTACAACTCGTCGTACGACCGCTACTGGGACTACCAGTACCGCGACGGCAACGGCAACCCCATGCCCGACCCCGCTACGCCCACGGCCAACCCGCTGCAAAACCAGCCCCACCCGCTGGAAAGTGTGGTGCTCAACTTCGGGGGCGGCTTGTTCTACAACGCCGGCGACAAATTCAGCGTGGTGTCGAAGGTGAACCGAATTTCAAAAACCAACATCCGCACCAACCCGACCATCACCAACCCGGCCGACCCGACCCAGCGCCGGACGTTCGACCCGCTGTTTTACGACCTCGAAACGCTGGGCTGGAACACGGACATCGTGACTACGCCCTTCAAAGGCTTCTCGCTGCACTACCTGCTCACGGTGCAGAACCCGGTGTTCAAGAACTACGATATCGGCGCGTTCGGCGTCACCTACAACTACAGCAACAACCGCATCCCGGAGCTGTCGAAGGTGCTGATGGAAATTGACCCAAGCTACTCGTTTCTGCAGGGCAAAGTGCGGGTGTGGGCCAGCGTGCGCTACTACAGCAAACAGTACCCCAACCTGAGCAACTCGTTCTCTTACAACGCCTGGTTCGAGAACTTCGGCGGCATCGACTACCGCGTGAACCGCAACATCGACTTCAAGCTGCAAGTCACCAACTTCCTCGACCAGAAGGGCGTGAAAGGCAGCATCCTGGGCGCCGACCAGATTATCGATGCAACGCCGTACGTGGGCCGCAAAATTGTCGCCAGCGCTATCCGCCCCCGCACCATTGAGCTAACCGCCAACTTCAAATTCTAA
- a CDS encoding family 43 glycosylhydrolase translates to MKNTLYAGTLCLLLGLGGPAAHGQVAPKPTTICNPLNLSYRYQLKKPSRREAADPTMVAYKGKYYLFVSKSGCYWSSSDLLNWKMITSQQLPFEDYAPTVVVMRDSLFFMATNWGRNNKSIFKTADPESGKWQVAVQTFPKNLSDPDLFLDDNGKLYLYDGTSNETPIAGTELNSKTLLPVGQSVVTVSGHQNVDGWERQGDYNEKEEGPFVEGAWMTKHAGKYYFQYAAPGTQHKSYNDGVYMAETPLGPFKLAEHNPYSYKPEGFITGAGHGSLFQDKYGNYWKVATMVISVKQMFERRLGLFPTFFDADGTLHTYTAFGDFPHTVPQRKLSGPADYQPTAMLLSYHKPVEVSSTLDKHPKENVTGEDIRRWWSAATGNKGEFALVDLQSPCTVRAVQLNFADEGTTILGSEIGRADSIYYQYLLEYSTDKKTWKTLADKRTNKTDVPHDYLELATPVTARYVRLTNYHVPDGKFALSGLRVFGKGTGKAPAPVAAFTATRDAADARNVTLTWPAVPGATGYNIRFGSKADKQYLDYQVLGANTLTMHSLNKLQDYYFTIDAFNENGITKGTKTVKAATPAK, encoded by the coding sequence ATGAAAAATACCCTTTACGCCGGCACCCTCTGCCTGCTGCTGGGCCTGGGCGGCCCGGCCGCGCACGGCCAGGTAGCGCCCAAGCCCACCACCATTTGCAACCCCCTGAACCTGAGTTACCGGTACCAGCTCAAGAAGCCCTCGCGCCGCGAGGCGGCCGACCCCACGATGGTGGCCTACAAAGGCAAGTACTACCTGTTTGTCTCCAAATCGGGATGCTACTGGTCGTCGAGCGACTTGCTGAACTGGAAGATGATTACCTCGCAGCAACTGCCCTTCGAGGACTACGCGCCCACGGTGGTGGTGATGCGCGATTCGCTGTTTTTCATGGCCACCAACTGGGGGCGCAACAACAAGAGCATCTTCAAAACCGCCGACCCGGAATCGGGCAAGTGGCAGGTGGCGGTGCAGACCTTTCCGAAGAATCTCAGCGACCCCGACTTGTTTCTGGACGACAACGGCAAGCTCTACCTCTACGACGGCACGTCGAACGAAACGCCCATCGCGGGTACGGAGCTGAACAGCAAGACCCTCTTGCCGGTGGGCCAGTCCGTGGTCACCGTAAGCGGCCACCAGAACGTGGACGGCTGGGAGCGCCAGGGCGACTACAACGAGAAGGAGGAAGGCCCCTTCGTGGAAGGCGCCTGGATGACCAAGCACGCGGGCAAGTACTACTTCCAGTACGCGGCGCCCGGCACGCAGCACAAGAGCTACAACGACGGGGTGTACATGGCCGAAACGCCCCTGGGGCCGTTTAAGCTGGCCGAGCACAACCCGTATTCCTATAAGCCCGAGGGCTTTATTACCGGGGCCGGGCACGGCAGTCTGTTTCAGGACAAGTACGGCAACTATTGGAAGGTGGCGACGATGGTGATTTCCGTCAAGCAGATGTTTGAGCGCCGCCTGGGGTTATTTCCGACCTTCTTCGATGCCGATGGCACGCTGCACACCTACACCGCCTTCGGCGACTTTCCGCACACCGTGCCGCAGCGCAAGCTCAGCGGCCCGGCCGACTACCAGCCCACCGCGATGCTGCTCTCCTACCACAAGCCGGTGGAGGTGTCCTCGACGCTCGACAAACACCCCAAGGAAAACGTGACGGGCGAGGACATCCGCCGCTGGTGGAGCGCGGCCACCGGCAACAAGGGCGAGTTTGCGCTGGTCGATTTGCAAAGCCCCTGCACCGTGCGCGCCGTGCAGCTCAACTTCGCCGACGAGGGCACCACCATTCTGGGCAGCGAAATTGGGCGGGCCGATTCCATCTACTACCAGTACCTGCTGGAGTACTCGACCGACAAGAAAACCTGGAAAACCCTGGCCGACAAGCGCACCAACAAGACCGACGTGCCCCACGACTACTTGGAGCTGGCTACGCCCGTTACGGCCCGCTACGTGCGCCTGACTAACTACCACGTGCCCGACGGCAAGTTTGCCCTCTCCGGCCTGCGCGTATTCGGCAAGGGCACCGGCAAGGCGCCGGCCCCCGTCGCGGCCTTCACCGCCACTCGCGATGCCGCCGACGCCCGCAACGTGACCCTGACGTGGCCCGCCGTACCCGGCGCCACGGGCTACAATATCCGGTTTGGCTCGAAGGCCGACAAGCAGTACCTGGACTACCAGGTGCTAGGCGCTAACACGCTGACCATGCACAGCTTGAATAAGCTGCAAGACTACTATTTCACCATCGACGCCTTCAACGAGAACGGCATCACCAAGGGCACGAAAACCGTGAAGGCGGCCACTCCGGCCAAATAA
- a CDS encoding glycoside hydrolase family 3 C-terminal domain-containing protein produces MRLSAFRRAFVGPFLLAASVAQAQNQPPQLGTAPIPEVIKAMTLEEKANLVVGNGFYLPDLAKLMPQMLKNLRPEQSKIVGTAGTTYALPKFNIASLAESDGPSGINVYYQSGSRTFYATAWPSPELQACSWDTALVRQVGRAYGHEAKEYGLDIPLAPALNLHRSPLGGRNFEYYSEDPLVSGRMAAAMVQGLQSQGIGSSIKHFAANNQETNRNTVNTIVSERALRELYLRGFEIAVKEAQPWTVMSSYNKINGTYTSESRDLLTTILRDEWGFKGFVMTDWFSGTDPVAQQRAGNDLLMPGKPEETQKIIAAVQSKALPESVLDENVARILRVMLQAPSFKKYAYADHTDLTQSARLAREAAAQSMVLLKNSAATLPISSRKQLVSLFGSTSYDLLAGGSGSGTVNATYKVSLADGLTRAGYTLEQKVQQAYTQYVGQELLKRPKQTFMQQFAKPYKPVVELPLDSALLVQSAKTGGVAVISFGRVAGEGTDRKPEDFYLTDAEKSLLKRVSTAFHAQGKKVVVVLNVTGVVDVAQWRDQADAIVLAWLPGQEGGNALADVLSGQVNPSGKLASTFPMRYADEPTAKNFPGKTLPVPASAASTGVFTSAAPPAEVTYEEGVYVGYRYYNTFGVKPAYEFGYGLSYTTFSYGPLTLSAPTFSGQLTATVTITNTGKVAGKEVAQLYLAAPTTKLDKPSSELKGFAKTGLLQPGQSQTLTFTLQPHDLASFNTKASAWVADAGTYAVRVGASSLDVKGTASFKLAKELVVEKTHKSLTPQVAIKELQFKK; encoded by the coding sequence ATGAGACTTTCCGCATTTCGCCGCGCATTCGTGGGTCCTTTTCTGCTGGCCGCTTCGGTGGCGCAGGCCCAGAACCAGCCGCCGCAGCTGGGCACCGCCCCCATCCCCGAGGTCATCAAGGCAATGACGCTCGAAGAAAAAGCCAACTTGGTAGTGGGCAACGGCTTTTACCTGCCCGACCTGGCCAAGCTGATGCCGCAGATGCTGAAAAATCTGCGCCCCGAGCAAAGCAAAATCGTGGGTACGGCGGGTACCACCTACGCCCTGCCCAAGTTCAACATTGCCTCGCTGGCCGAGTCCGACGGACCCTCCGGTATCAACGTGTACTACCAGAGCGGGAGCCGCACGTTCTACGCTACAGCCTGGCCCAGCCCCGAACTCCAGGCCTGTAGCTGGGACACGGCGCTGGTGCGCCAGGTGGGCCGGGCCTACGGGCACGAGGCCAAGGAGTACGGCCTGGATATCCCGCTGGCCCCGGCCCTGAATTTGCACCGCAGCCCGCTGGGCGGGCGCAACTTCGAGTATTATTCCGAGGACCCACTGGTGTCGGGCCGCATGGCGGCCGCGATGGTGCAGGGCCTGCAGAGCCAGGGAATCGGCAGCAGCATCAAGCACTTCGCGGCCAACAACCAGGAAACCAACCGCAACACGGTCAACACCATCGTGAGCGAGCGGGCGCTGCGCGAGCTGTACCTGCGCGGCTTCGAGATTGCCGTGAAGGAGGCCCAACCCTGGACGGTGATGTCGTCCTACAACAAGATTAACGGCACTTACACGTCCGAAAGCCGCGATTTGCTCACCACCATTCTGCGTGACGAGTGGGGCTTCAAGGGTTTCGTGATGACCGACTGGTTTAGCGGCACCGACCCCGTGGCCCAGCAGCGGGCCGGCAACGACCTGCTCATGCCCGGCAAACCCGAGGAGACGCAGAAAATCATTGCCGCCGTGCAAAGCAAGGCCCTGCCCGAAAGCGTGCTCGACGAGAACGTGGCCCGCATTCTGCGCGTGATGCTGCAAGCCCCTTCGTTCAAGAAGTACGCCTACGCCGACCACACCGACCTTACGCAGAGCGCGCGGCTGGCCCGCGAGGCCGCCGCGCAGAGCATGGTGCTGCTCAAAAACAGCGCGGCCACCCTGCCCATTAGCAGCCGCAAGCAACTGGTATCGCTGTTTGGCAGCACCAGCTACGACCTGCTGGCCGGCGGCTCGGGCAGCGGCACCGTCAACGCTACCTATAAGGTGTCGCTGGCCGATGGCCTCACCCGCGCGGGCTATACGCTGGAGCAGAAAGTGCAGCAGGCCTACACCCAGTACGTGGGTCAGGAATTGCTCAAACGGCCTAAACAGACGTTTATGCAGCAGTTTGCCAAGCCTTATAAGCCCGTGGTGGAGTTGCCGCTCGACAGCGCGCTGCTCGTGCAGTCGGCCAAGACGGGCGGCGTGGCCGTTATATCCTTCGGCCGGGTGGCGGGCGAAGGCACTGACCGCAAGCCGGAGGATTTTTACCTGACCGACGCGGAAAAAAGCCTGCTCAAGCGCGTGTCCACCGCCTTCCACGCCCAGGGCAAGAAGGTGGTCGTGGTGCTCAACGTAACCGGGGTGGTGGATGTGGCCCAGTGGCGCGACCAGGCCGATGCCATCGTGCTGGCCTGGCTGCCCGGCCAGGAGGGCGGCAACGCGCTGGCCGACGTGCTCAGCGGCCAGGTGAACCCTTCGGGCAAACTCGCCAGCACCTTCCCTATGCGCTACGCCGATGAGCCGACGGCCAAGAATTTCCCCGGCAAAACCCTGCCGGTTCCGGCCAGTGCGGCTAGTACGGGGGTGTTTACTTCGGCCGCCCCGCCGGCCGAGGTGACGTACGAAGAGGGCGTGTACGTGGGCTACCGCTACTACAACACATTCGGCGTGAAACCGGCCTACGAGTTCGGCTACGGCTTGAGCTATACTACGTTTAGCTACGGTCCGCTCACGCTTAGCGCTCCCACTTTTAGCGGCCAGCTCACAGCTACGGTCACCATCACCAACACCGGGAAGGTTGCCGGCAAGGAAGTAGCCCAGCTCTACCTGGCGGCCCCCACAACTAAACTCGATAAGCCCAGCAGTGAGCTCAAGGGCTTTGCCAAAACCGGCCTGCTTCAACCCGGCCAGTCGCAGACGCTCACCTTCACCCTGCAACCCCACGACTTAGCCTCGTTCAACACCAAAGCTTCGGCGTGGGTAGCCGACGCCGGCACCTACGCCGTGCGGGTGGGCGCCTCCTCGCTCGATGTCAAGGGCACGGCCTCGTTCAAGCTGGCCAAGGAGCTGGTGGTGGAGAAAACCCACAAGTCGCTGACGCCGCAGGTGGCCATCAAGGAGCTGCAATTCAAGAAATAA
- a CDS encoding xylulokinase, whose product MNYLLGYDLGSSSIKAALLDSATGRCVASATSPAGGRELGMDVPQPGWAEQHPERWWQEVVAATQLLRRHFPFAPGEVAAIGITYQMHGLVLVDKEGQVLRPAIIWCDSRAVDLGNQAFSDLGEAYCLENFLNSPGNFTASKLKWVRENEPQVYARIHKALLPGDYLAYRLTGELQTTVSGLSEGVFWNFKRQAVAQELLDYYSLDAALLPTVVDTFAVQGRLHAEASQALGLAAGTPISYRAGDQPNNAFSLNVLNAGEVAATAGTSGVVYGINETLTADPRSRVNSFVHVNSTHAQPKNGVLLCLNGTGILNSWLRRLVGELPYDELNQLAAQAPVGAAGLRFLPFGNGAERVLENRPSAAGLHGLQFNVHGREHVIRAAQEGIVYALTYGLDIMRDMGVRAQRVRAGHANMFLSPVFREAFVNAGNLTLELYDTDAAQGAARAAGLGAGIYASEAEAFAGLRLLSATEPTPALREQYQAAYADWLTLLAPETQPERRLA is encoded by the coding sequence ATGAACTATTTGCTTGGCTACGACCTCGGTAGCTCTTCCATCAAGGCGGCGCTGCTCGACAGCGCTACCGGCCGCTGCGTGGCCTCGGCCACGAGTCCGGCCGGGGGGCGCGAGCTGGGCATGGACGTGCCCCAGCCCGGCTGGGCCGAGCAGCACCCCGAGCGCTGGTGGCAGGAAGTGGTGGCGGCCACGCAGCTGCTGCGCCGCCACTTCCCCTTTGCGCCCGGCGAAGTCGCCGCCATCGGCATCACCTACCAGATGCACGGGCTGGTGCTGGTCGATAAGGAGGGGCAGGTGCTGCGCCCGGCCATCATCTGGTGCGACAGCCGGGCCGTGGACTTGGGCAACCAAGCGTTTAGCGACCTCGGCGAAGCGTACTGCCTGGAAAATTTTCTCAACTCGCCGGGCAATTTCACGGCCAGCAAGCTGAAGTGGGTGCGCGAAAACGAGCCGCAGGTGTACGCCCGCATCCACAAGGCGCTGCTGCCCGGCGACTACCTCGCCTACCGGCTCACGGGCGAGCTGCAAACCACCGTGTCGGGCTTGTCGGAGGGCGTGTTCTGGAACTTCAAGCGGCAGGCCGTGGCCCAGGAGCTGCTCGACTACTACAGCCTCGATGCCGCGCTGCTGCCTACGGTCGTGGACACGTTCGCGGTGCAGGGCCGGCTCCACGCCGAGGCCAGCCAGGCGCTGGGCCTGGCGGCGGGCACGCCCATCAGCTACCGCGCCGGCGACCAGCCCAACAACGCTTTCTCGCTCAATGTGTTGAACGCGGGCGAGGTGGCGGCCACGGCCGGCACCAGCGGCGTCGTGTACGGCATCAACGAAACGCTAACGGCCGACCCGCGCTCGCGGGTCAACTCGTTCGTGCACGTCAACAGCACCCACGCGCAACCTAAGAACGGGGTGCTGCTGTGCCTCAACGGCACGGGCATCCTCAACAGCTGGCTGCGGCGGCTGGTGGGCGAGCTGCCCTACGACGAGCTGAACCAGCTGGCGGCGCAGGCCCCGGTGGGCGCGGCGGGCCTGCGGTTTCTGCCCTTCGGCAACGGGGCCGAGCGGGTGCTCGAAAACCGCCCATCGGCCGCCGGGCTGCACGGGCTGCAATTCAACGTGCACGGGCGCGAGCACGTGATTCGCGCCGCGCAGGAGGGCATCGTGTACGCCCTCACCTACGGCCTGGACATCATGCGCGACATGGGGGTGCGGGCGCAACGGGTGCGCGCCGGCCACGCCAACATGTTTCTGAGCCCGGTGTTCCGCGAGGCCTTCGTGAACGCGGGCAACCTGACGCTGGAACTCTACGACACCGACGCCGCCCAGGGCGCGGCGCGCGCCGCGGGCCTGGGGGCCGGCATCTACGCCAGCGAGGCGGAGGCCTTTGCCGGCCTGCGCCTGCTGAGCGCTACCGAGCCGACGCCCGCCCTGCGCGAGCAGTACCAAGCCGCCTACGCCGACTGGCTAACCCTGCTGGCGCCCGAGACCCAGCCGGAACGGCGGCTGGCTTAA
- the xylA gene encoding xylose isomerase, whose translation MATSEYFKGINKIQFEGRESDNPLAFKWYDADRVIAGKTMRDHLRFATAYWHTFVGTGGDPFGPGTKTFAWDQKGDIIGRAKDKADAAFEFFTKLGTPYYCFHDIDLVDEGASLSEYESNLAAIVDYCKQKQQETGVKLLWGTANVFSHPRYMNGASTNPDFAVVAHAGTQVKNAIDATIALGGENYVFWGGREGYMTLLNTNMKRELAHLAQFLTMARDYARRQGFTGKFFIEPKPAEPTKHQYDFDAATVIGFLKEHHLEHDFQLNLEVNHATLAGHTFQHELQVAADAGMLGSMDANRGDYQNGWDTDQFPNNLNELTESMLIILEAGGITQGGINFDAKTRRNSTDLEDIFIAHIAGMDTFARALVVADNILTKSPYKQFRHERYASFDAGAGAEYEKGGLTLEDLRRIAHETGEPTPRSGKQEWLESIINQYI comes from the coding sequence ATGGCAACCTCCGAGTATTTCAAAGGCATAAACAAGATTCAATTTGAAGGCCGCGAGTCGGACAACCCTCTTGCCTTCAAGTGGTACGATGCCGACCGCGTAATAGCCGGCAAAACCATGCGCGACCACCTGCGCTTTGCCACGGCCTACTGGCACACCTTCGTGGGCACCGGCGGCGACCCCTTCGGCCCCGGCACCAAAACCTTTGCCTGGGACCAAAAGGGTGACATCATCGGCCGGGCCAAAGACAAAGCTGACGCCGCATTCGAGTTTTTCACCAAGCTGGGCACGCCGTACTATTGCTTTCACGACATCGACCTCGTGGACGAGGGCGCGTCCTTGAGCGAGTACGAAAGCAACCTCGCCGCCATCGTGGACTACTGCAAGCAAAAGCAGCAGGAAACCGGCGTAAAGCTGCTCTGGGGCACGGCCAACGTCTTCTCGCACCCGCGCTACATGAACGGCGCCAGCACCAACCCCGACTTCGCGGTAGTGGCCCACGCGGGCACGCAGGTCAAGAATGCCATCGACGCCACCATTGCCCTGGGGGGCGAGAACTACGTGTTCTGGGGCGGTCGCGAGGGCTACATGACCCTGCTTAACACCAACATGAAGCGCGAGCTGGCCCACCTGGCGCAGTTCCTAACCATGGCCCGCGACTATGCGCGTCGGCAGGGCTTTACGGGCAAGTTCTTCATCGAGCCCAAGCCGGCCGAGCCTACCAAGCACCAGTATGATTTCGACGCCGCCACCGTTATCGGCTTCCTCAAAGAGCACCATTTAGAACACGATTTCCAACTGAACCTCGAAGTGAACCACGCCACGCTGGCGGGCCACACCTTCCAGCACGAGCTGCAAGTAGCTGCCGACGCTGGCATGCTGGGCAGCATGGACGCCAACCGCGGCGACTACCAGAACGGCTGGGACACCGACCAGTTCCCGAACAATCTAAACGAGCTGACCGAGTCGATGCTCATTATCCTGGAGGCCGGCGGCATCACGCAGGGCGGCATCAACTTCGACGCCAAGACGCGCCGCAACTCGACCGACTTGGAGGATATCTTCATCGCCCACATCGCGGGCATGGACACGTTTGCGCGGGCGCTGGTCGTGGCCGATAATATCCTGACCAAGTCGCCCTACAAGCAGTTCCGCCACGAGCGCTACGCCTCGTTTGACGCCGGCGCGGGCGCTGAGTACGAAAAGGGCGGTCTCACGCTGGAAGACCTGCGCCGCATTGCTCACGAAACCGGCGAGCCTACGCCCCGCAGCGGCAAGCAGGAGTGGCTGGAAAGCATTATTAACCAGTAT